The following are from one region of the Sandaracinus amylolyticus genome:
- a CDS encoding efflux RND transporter periplasmic adaptor subunit — protein MHRATVPILIAASLLSGCGDHADAQESEFRPGTAQRLDDGAVRIRDDSASFIETATIGDEQVSALVRAPGRVAFREGAVSEVGAPVDGRITEVHARVGQRVEVGDPLVTIASPSAAAVRGELARARVMVQAAEAELARQEQMTAAGVGVEVDRVRAHADLAQARAMLSALSASAASIGRGSAATVRVRAPIAGTVLARRASVGLAVEAGGEPLVVLGERNAVWIVAEVFERELPLVHEGATAHVSLAAAAEAVSARVDAIGGAVDPETRRAPVFLALEGAISEHLRAGMYARAEIEVGDAGLGIPTSSVLVKDGGRTVVFVARDERTFLARDVQLGAPVRGRAPVLRGLERGERIVTRGALLLDGQADLLR, from the coding sequence ATGCATCGCGCGACCGTTCCGATCCTGATCGCCGCATCGCTGCTGTCCGGCTGCGGAGATCACGCAGACGCGCAGGAGAGCGAGTTCCGCCCGGGTACCGCGCAGCGCCTCGACGATGGCGCGGTCCGCATCCGCGACGACTCCGCCTCGTTCATCGAGACCGCGACGATCGGCGACGAACAAGTCTCCGCGCTCGTGCGCGCGCCCGGTCGCGTCGCGTTCCGCGAGGGCGCTGTGTCCGAGGTCGGCGCGCCCGTCGACGGTCGCATCACCGAGGTGCACGCGCGTGTCGGGCAGCGCGTCGAGGTCGGCGACCCGCTCGTCACGATCGCGAGCCCGTCGGCCGCCGCAGTCCGTGGCGAGCTCGCTCGCGCGCGCGTCATGGTGCAGGCCGCCGAGGCCGAGCTCGCGCGTCAGGAGCAGATGACGGCGGCGGGCGTGGGTGTGGAGGTCGACCGCGTCCGCGCGCACGCCGACCTCGCCCAGGCGCGCGCGATGCTCTCCGCGCTGTCGGCGAGCGCCGCGTCGATCGGGCGAGGATCGGCTGCGACGGTGAGGGTCCGCGCGCCGATCGCGGGCACCGTGCTGGCGCGACGCGCGAGCGTCGGGCTCGCCGTCGAGGCCGGAGGCGAGCCGCTCGTCGTTCTCGGAGAGCGCAACGCGGTGTGGATCGTCGCCGAGGTGTTCGAGCGCGAGCTGCCGCTCGTGCACGAGGGCGCGACCGCCCACGTCTCGCTGGCGGCAGCGGCCGAGGCGGTCTCGGCGCGCGTCGACGCGATCGGCGGCGCGGTCGATCCGGAGACGCGGCGCGCTCCGGTGTTCCTCGCGCTCGAGGGCGCGATCTCGGAGCACTTGCGCGCCGGGATGTATGCGCGCGCCGAGATCGAGGTCGGCGACGCGGGGCTCGGGATCCCGACCTCGTCGGTGCTGGTGAAGGACGGAGGGCGCACGGTCGTGTTCGTCGCCCGCGACGAGCGCACGTTCCTGGCGCGCGACGTCCAGCTCGGCGCACCGGTCCGCGGGCGCGCACCCGTGCTGCGCGGGCTCGAGCGCGGCGAGCGCATCGTCACGCGTGGCGCGCTGCTCCTCGACGGCCAGGCCGATCTGCTGCGCTGA
- a CDS encoding efflux RND transporter permease subunit — protein sequence MIHALVRLCVERRIAALVVTALIAAYGVHAYLRTPIEAFPDVTNLQINVIAQLPGLAPEEIERQLTVPLERVLNGVPGAISMRSESLFGLSLIFITFDDDADVFRSRMLVSERISSADVPEDAEVKLAPDATPLGEVLQYRLSSDRHDLYELRAAQEWTVARVLRQTPGVADVVSFGGYLEELHVEVDPARLEAHDLTLAEIGEALERSSVNVGGGFLPSGEQELGIRGVGVLRGPDDIASVVIRRDEGLPITVGDVARVVQSHTPRRGTVGLDLEPEVVEGFVLLRRGENPSEVLRGVHERIDELHERILPEGMRIEPFYDRTQLVDQTLETVHHSLIEGFLLILGVVWLFLRMLRGSLVVTVIIPLSLLAAFTGLYLLGMPANLISMGAIDFGILVDGAVVLVENVIHEMGVAKPRSRREILGLVVHAAVDVARPTLYAMGIIVAALVPIFSLERVEGRIFRPLALTYSLALAAALVLALTIVPALLAVVLRPKDASLQEPRFVGLLRERYRRIVAAGITRPAIPLVIGALVLGAAGLVGARLGTEFLPALDEGDIVVFVEMPASISLEEGRDVLHEVRTRIVALPEVVATMSEHGRPEDGTDNEGSNMSETFVRLRPRDEWRPGVTKDSLIDEMRESLTAIPGVRFNFSQPIKDNVEESGSGVRGQVVLKVFGDDLDAMRGALASAVETLSGIEGIVDLDIYRDTSMPQLQVELDREALAREGIAMEDAQRTLETALAGAVVNEMWIGARPVPVRLRLPVGEREDRDRIGEILVPNASGARVPLRDLARIDVRTGRASINREDNSRTMALKFNVQGRDLGSVIAEAMAAVDANVHPPDGHWLVWSGEFENQQRAMERLSVIVPLSLLVVLGLLYSALGSMRSAAMILLAAPFALTGGVFALAAFGIPLSVSAAVGFIALLGQVSLAGLLVLSAVEQRWRAGAPRVQALTEGAALRFRAVLLTALLAMLGLVPMALGTGVGSETQRPFALVIVGGMATTLLVALFVLPALYALLGPRALATKEAIDEEATRPLTEEAH from the coding sequence ATGATCCACGCACTCGTCCGACTCTGCGTCGAGCGGCGCATCGCCGCGCTCGTCGTCACCGCGCTGATCGCTGCGTATGGCGTCCACGCGTACCTGCGCACGCCGATCGAGGCGTTCCCCGACGTCACGAACCTCCAGATCAACGTCATCGCGCAGCTGCCGGGGCTCGCGCCGGAGGAGATCGAGCGCCAGCTGACGGTCCCGCTCGAGCGCGTGCTGAACGGCGTGCCCGGTGCGATCTCGATGCGCAGCGAGAGCCTCTTCGGTCTCTCGCTGATCTTCATCACGTTCGACGACGATGCCGACGTCTTCCGGTCGCGCATGCTCGTCTCGGAGCGCATCTCGAGCGCGGACGTGCCCGAGGACGCCGAGGTGAAGCTCGCGCCCGACGCGACGCCGCTCGGCGAGGTGCTGCAGTACCGACTCTCCAGCGATCGCCACGACCTCTACGAGCTGCGCGCCGCGCAGGAATGGACCGTGGCGCGCGTGCTCCGGCAGACCCCCGGCGTCGCCGACGTCGTCAGCTTCGGCGGCTATCTCGAGGAGCTGCACGTCGAGGTGGATCCCGCGCGCCTCGAAGCGCACGACCTCACGCTCGCCGAGATCGGCGAGGCGCTCGAGCGCTCCAGCGTGAACGTCGGCGGTGGGTTCCTGCCATCGGGCGAGCAGGAGCTCGGCATCCGCGGCGTCGGTGTGCTCCGCGGGCCCGACGACATCGCCAGCGTCGTCATCCGGCGGGACGAGGGTCTGCCGATCACGGTCGGTGACGTCGCTCGTGTCGTCCAGTCGCACACGCCGCGGCGTGGCACCGTCGGGCTCGATCTCGAGCCCGAGGTCGTCGAGGGCTTCGTGCTGCTGCGCCGCGGGGAGAACCCGTCGGAGGTCCTGCGCGGTGTCCACGAGCGCATCGACGAGCTCCACGAGCGCATCCTGCCGGAAGGCATGCGCATCGAGCCGTTCTACGACCGGACGCAGCTCGTCGACCAGACGCTCGAGACCGTGCACCACAGCCTGATCGAGGGCTTCCTGCTGATCCTCGGCGTGGTGTGGCTCTTCCTGCGGATGCTGCGCGGCTCGCTCGTCGTCACCGTCATCATCCCGCTCTCGCTGCTCGCGGCGTTCACCGGCCTCTACCTGCTCGGCATGCCGGCGAACCTGATCTCGATGGGCGCGATCGACTTCGGGATCCTGGTCGACGGCGCCGTCGTGCTCGTCGAGAACGTGATCCACGAGATGGGCGTCGCGAAGCCGCGCTCGCGGCGCGAGATCCTCGGGCTCGTGGTGCACGCCGCGGTCGACGTCGCGCGACCGACGCTCTACGCGATGGGCATCATCGTCGCCGCGCTCGTGCCGATCTTCTCGCTCGAGCGCGTCGAGGGCCGCATCTTCCGGCCCCTCGCGCTGACGTACTCGCTCGCGCTCGCGGCCGCGCTCGTGCTCGCGCTGACGATCGTGCCCGCGCTGCTCGCGGTGGTGCTGCGACCGAAGGACGCGTCGCTGCAGGAGCCGCGCTTCGTCGGGCTCCTGCGCGAGCGCTATCGCCGCATCGTCGCGGCGGGGATCACGCGGCCTGCGATCCCGCTCGTGATCGGTGCGCTGGTGCTCGGTGCGGCGGGCCTCGTCGGCGCTCGGCTCGGCACGGAGTTCCTGCCCGCGCTCGACGAGGGCGACATCGTCGTGTTCGTCGAGATGCCGGCGAGCATCTCGCTCGAAGAAGGACGCGACGTCCTCCACGAGGTGCGTACACGCATCGTCGCGCTGCCGGAGGTCGTCGCGACGATGAGCGAGCACGGGCGCCCCGAGGACGGCACCGACAACGAGGGCTCGAACATGAGCGAGACGTTCGTGCGGCTGCGCCCGCGCGACGAGTGGCGTCCCGGCGTCACGAAGGACTCGCTCATCGACGAGATGCGCGAGTCGCTCACCGCGATCCCCGGCGTGCGCTTCAACTTCTCCCAGCCGATCAAGGACAACGTCGAGGAGTCCGGCAGCGGCGTGCGAGGGCAGGTCGTGCTCAAGGTCTTCGGTGACGACCTCGACGCGATGCGCGGCGCGCTCGCGTCCGCGGTGGAGACACTCTCGGGCATCGAGGGGATCGTCGACCTGGACATCTACCGCGACACGTCGATGCCGCAGCTGCAGGTCGAGCTCGATCGCGAGGCGCTCGCGCGCGAGGGCATCGCGATGGAGGACGCGCAGCGCACGCTCGAGACCGCGCTCGCGGGAGCGGTCGTCAACGAGATGTGGATCGGCGCGCGACCCGTGCCGGTGCGCCTCCGTCTCCCGGTCGGCGAGCGAGAGGACCGCGACCGCATCGGCGAGATCCTCGTCCCCAACGCGTCGGGCGCTCGCGTGCCCCTGCGTGACCTCGCGCGCATCGACGTCCGCACGGGGCGCGCGTCGATCAACCGCGAGGACAACAGCCGCACGATGGCGCTGAAGTTCAACGTGCAGGGCCGCGATCTCGGCTCGGTGATCGCCGAGGCGATGGCCGCGGTCGATGCGAACGTGCACCCGCCGGACGGGCACTGGCTCGTGTGGTCGGGCGAATTCGAGAACCAGCAGCGCGCGATGGAGCGCCTCTCGGTGATCGTTCCGCTCTCGCTGCTCGTGGTGCTCGGGCTGCTCTACTCCGCGCTCGGCTCGATGCGGAGCGCGGCGATGATCTTGCTCGCGGCGCCGTTCGCGCTCACCGGTGGCGTGTTCGCGCTCGCGGCGTTCGGGATCCCGCTCTCGGTCAGCGCCGCGGTCGGCTTCATCGCGCTGCTCGGTCAGGTCTCGCTCGCGGGGCTGCTCGTGCTCTCCGCGGTCGAGCAGCGATGGCGCGCGGGCGCACCGCGCGTGCAGGCCCTCACCGAGGGTGCAGCGCTGCGGTTCCGCGCAGTGCTGCTCACCGCGCTGCTCGCGATGCTCGGGCTCGTCCCGATGGCGCTGGGGACGGGCGTCGGCAGCGAGACCCAGCGTCCGTTCGCGCTCGTCATCGTCGGCGGGATGGCGACGACGCTGCTCGTCGCGCTCTTCGTGCTGCCGGCGCTCTACGCGCTGCTCGGACCGCGCGCGCTGGCGACGAAGGAAGCGATCGACGAGGAAGCGACGCGACCGCTCACCGAGGAGGCGCACTGA
- a CDS encoding TolC family protein, with the protein MRALLIVLASVLVPAHVLAQDEITLDEVVRMVREESPAARALRARVSVADADVDLAGVYPNPVLAYGGFGRFDGTAQAINGTQHQIWLDVPLLVAGQHDARREVASAEARAARADLEVDVLALEIEARRAFLDALVAQERARQLDAARGELATFLQLVEARAGAGAQSRYDTARIAIEAARVDADLSVAEADARAASALLAAMIGREGWAPRAGGSLEAHGEQYAAVHELPAIRAARARVEAAERDVRRAEAERIPELRVGAGAYFTTDGDSSSAYLGLAIPLPVFDTGEAAVRRARAAHDAASEARDAIEAISSARIEGALAVLAARRAALGAFDERARARVPELQQMAEASYRLGASGVFELLDAFRARVELELARIELLATLAAAEIDLLAIVGR; encoded by the coding sequence ATGCGCGCGCTGCTGATCGTGCTCGCGTCGGTGCTCGTGCCCGCGCACGTGCTCGCGCAGGACGAGATCACGCTCGACGAGGTCGTACGCATGGTGCGAGAGGAGAGCCCGGCGGCGCGTGCGCTGCGCGCGCGGGTGTCGGTCGCGGACGCCGACGTCGATCTCGCGGGCGTGTACCCGAACCCCGTGCTCGCCTACGGCGGCTTCGGTCGGTTCGACGGAACTGCCCAGGCGATCAACGGCACGCAGCATCAGATCTGGCTCGACGTGCCGCTCCTCGTCGCGGGGCAGCACGATGCGCGTCGCGAGGTCGCGTCGGCCGAAGCGCGCGCCGCGCGCGCCGATCTCGAGGTGGACGTGCTCGCGCTCGAGATCGAGGCGCGTCGCGCGTTCCTCGACGCGCTGGTGGCGCAAGAGCGGGCGCGACAGCTCGACGCCGCGCGCGGCGAGCTCGCGACGTTCCTCCAGCTCGTGGAGGCACGCGCCGGAGCCGGCGCCCAGAGCCGCTACGACACCGCTCGCATCGCGATCGAAGCGGCACGCGTGGACGCGGATCTCTCGGTCGCGGAGGCGGACGCACGCGCGGCGAGCGCGCTCCTCGCGGCGATGATCGGGCGAGAGGGATGGGCTCCGCGCGCGGGCGGCTCGCTCGAGGCGCATGGCGAGCAGTACGCCGCGGTGCACGAGCTGCCCGCGATCCGCGCGGCGCGTGCGCGCGTCGAAGCCGCGGAGCGCGACGTGCGACGCGCCGAGGCCGAGCGCATCCCGGAGCTGCGCGTGGGCGCAGGCGCCTACTTCACGACCGATGGGGACAGCTCGTCGGCGTATCTCGGGCTCGCGATCCCGCTCCCGGTGTTCGACACCGGAGAGGCCGCCGTTCGACGCGCCCGCGCAGCGCACGACGCCGCGTCCGAGGCCCGCGACGCGATCGAGGCGATCTCGAGCGCGCGCATCGAGGGCGCGCTCGCGGTGCTGGCGGCGCGCCGTGCTGCGCTCGGCGCGTTCGACGAGCGTGCTCGCGCCCGCGTCCCCGAGCTGCAGCAGATGGCGGAGGCGTCGTACCGGCTCGGCGCATCGGGCGTGTTCGAGCTGCTCGACGCGTTCCGCGCGCGCGTGGAGCTCGAGCTCGCGCGCATCGAGCTGCTCGCGACGCTCGCGGCCGCCGAGATCGACCTGCTCGCGATCGTCGGACGATGA
- a CDS encoding sensor histidine kinase, whose protein sequence is MSLSGRLTIALTLAALVLFGAVGAWQLRAEEDDLRRAARHDMSLLGRSLQVAFENALRDLQEEDVQETLRELERIDPEVDVFVYDAAGAQIAASTGAVERARWLGARPTEAVLRFLPEHEPGAVELLVPLHITRSARPATLVVWRPLDDMQHDLVATRRRVWLSVVGFAALVALLTMGLSRVWVGAPLARMIAQMKRVRRGDLSPFEAPQRADEVGQALRELEQLVTDLRDARARLDAESDARARLEHGLREVDKLATVGQLAAGLAHEIGSPLQILEGRVAALETKADDPNETRRLARIVLTQAQRITRIVSRLGDLARRRPQRVRVIDVTPPVRAVVDLLEADARKRGVALTLESEAATDSIEGDPDAIQQLTLNLVRNALQAAGPGDAIVVRIAESPLERADGSTRTGVAIEVRDDGCGMDETTRSRALEAFFTTRASEGGSGLGLAVVKGIVEELGGRIVIESEAGAGTTVRVILPAGSAGEGGSSHAA, encoded by the coding sequence ATGTCGCTCTCCGGGCGCCTCACGATCGCGCTCACGCTCGCTGCGCTGGTGCTCTTCGGAGCCGTCGGCGCGTGGCAGCTGCGCGCGGAAGAGGACGATCTCCGGCGCGCCGCGCGACACGACATGAGCCTGCTCGGTCGGAGCCTGCAGGTCGCGTTCGAGAACGCGCTGCGCGATCTGCAGGAGGAGGACGTGCAGGAGACCCTGCGCGAGCTCGAGCGAATCGATCCCGAGGTCGACGTCTTCGTGTACGACGCGGCGGGAGCCCAGATCGCGGCGTCGACCGGCGCCGTCGAGCGCGCCCGCTGGCTCGGCGCGAGGCCGACCGAGGCCGTGCTGCGCTTCCTGCCCGAGCACGAGCCCGGCGCCGTCGAGCTGCTCGTGCCGCTGCACATCACCCGGAGCGCGCGGCCCGCGACCCTCGTGGTGTGGCGTCCGCTCGACGACATGCAGCACGACCTCGTCGCGACGCGGCGGCGCGTCTGGCTCTCGGTCGTGGGCTTCGCAGCGCTCGTCGCGCTGCTCACGATGGGGCTCTCGCGAGTGTGGGTCGGAGCGCCCCTCGCGCGCATGATCGCCCAGATGAAGCGAGTGCGCCGTGGTGATCTGTCGCCCTTCGAGGCGCCGCAGCGCGCCGACGAGGTCGGTCAGGCGCTCCGGGAGCTCGAGCAGCTCGTGACCGATCTGCGGGACGCACGCGCGCGCTTGGACGCCGAGAGCGACGCGCGCGCCCGGCTCGAGCACGGGCTGCGTGAGGTCGACAAGCTCGCGACGGTCGGGCAGCTCGCCGCGGGGCTCGCGCACGAGATCGGATCGCCGCTGCAGATCCTTGAAGGGCGCGTGGCAGCGCTCGAGACCAAGGCCGACGATCCGAACGAGACACGGCGCCTCGCGCGCATCGTGCTGACCCAGGCGCAGAGGATCACGCGCATCGTGTCGCGCCTCGGCGACCTCGCGCGCCGTCGTCCTCAGCGGGTGCGAGTGATCGACGTGACTCCGCCGGTGCGTGCCGTCGTGGATCTGCTCGAGGCGGACGCGCGCAAGCGCGGCGTGGCGTTGACGCTCGAGAGCGAAGCGGCGACCGACTCGATCGAGGGCGACCCCGATGCGATCCAACAGCTGACGCTCAACCTCGTGCGCAACGCGCTGCAGGCGGCGGGACCGGGCGACGCGATCGTCGTGCGCATCGCGGAGTCGCCGCTCGAGCGTGCCGACGGATCGACTCGCACGGGAGTCGCGATCGAGGTGCGCGACGATGGCTGCGGCATGGACGAGACGACGCGCTCGCGCGCGCTCGAGGCGTTCTTCACGACGCGCGCCTCCGAGGGCGGCTCGGGCCTCGGGCTCGCGGTGGTGAAGGGCATCGTCGAGGAGCTCGGCGGGCGCATCGTCATCGAGTCGGAGGCCGGTGCCGGTACGACGGTCCGAGTGATCCTTCCGGCGGGCTCAGCGGGCGAAGGAGGGTCGTCGCATGCCGCCTAG
- a CDS encoding sigma-54-dependent transcriptional regulator translates to MPPSRILVVDDDEGVVEWLLEELVERGYAASGVTSPAEALQRVARERFDLVVSDVEMPGMRGIDLVQAIHARSPDQLVLLITAFGSIDLAMQAVRAGAADFLAKPFTIEALLQAIERTLRERRLRRQVVRVRASLGDESPPGDLVAESAAMKRVLELARRAAASGSTVLLTGESGVGKSAIARYVHAHSARRDRAFVQLNCAALPAGLVEAELFGVRRGAYTDAREDRRGVFVDADRGTLFLDEVADMALEVQPKLLVALESGSIRPLGARDEVRVDVRLIAATNRSLEEDLRERRLRADLYHRLNVIRIDVPPLRERLDDLPRLVDTLLARLAPRASRPLAGVSEEAMRWLRAQPWTGNVRELANVVERAVMLTDHDVLVLEDFVEGRAIEESDLAFLTSAAEEGIGLDELELRYIRRVLERCGGNKAKAAQVLGIDRSTLWRKLGGGS, encoded by the coding sequence ATGCCGCCTAGCCGCATCCTCGTGGTCGACGACGACGAAGGCGTCGTCGAGTGGTTGCTCGAGGAGCTCGTCGAGCGTGGCTACGCCGCGAGCGGCGTCACCAGCCCTGCCGAGGCGCTGCAGCGCGTCGCGCGCGAGCGCTTCGATCTCGTCGTGTCCGACGTCGAGATGCCCGGGATGCGCGGGATCGATCTCGTGCAGGCGATCCACGCGCGCAGCCCCGACCAGCTCGTGCTGCTGATCACCGCGTTCGGCTCGATCGACCTCGCGATGCAGGCTGTTCGTGCCGGCGCGGCAGACTTCCTCGCGAAGCCGTTCACGATCGAGGCGCTGCTGCAGGCGATCGAGCGGACGCTGCGCGAGCGCCGTCTCCGGCGCCAGGTCGTGCGCGTGCGCGCGTCGCTCGGTGACGAGAGCCCGCCGGGCGATCTCGTCGCGGAGAGCGCCGCGATGAAGCGCGTCCTCGAGCTCGCACGGAGGGCGGCAGCCTCGGGCTCGACGGTGCTCCTCACCGGCGAGAGCGGCGTCGGCAAGAGCGCGATCGCGCGCTACGTCCACGCGCACAGCGCGCGCCGTGATCGGGCGTTCGTGCAGCTCAACTGCGCGGCGCTGCCCGCCGGGCTCGTCGAGGCCGAGCTCTTCGGCGTGCGGCGCGGCGCATACACCGACGCGCGCGAGGATCGCCGCGGGGTCTTCGTGGATGCCGATCGCGGAACGCTCTTCCTCGACGAGGTCGCGGACATGGCGCTGGAGGTCCAGCCCAAGCTGCTCGTGGCGCTCGAGAGCGGATCGATCCGACCTCTCGGTGCGCGCGACGAGGTGCGCGTCGACGTGCGACTGATCGCGGCGACGAACCGCTCGCTCGAGGAGGACCTGCGCGAGCGCCGGCTCCGCGCGGACCTCTATCACCGCCTGAACGTCATCCGCATCGACGTCCCGCCGCTGCGCGAGCGGCTCGACGACCTGCCCCGCCTCGTCGACACGTTGCTGGCGCGCCTCGCGCCCCGCGCGAGCCGTCCGCTCGCGGGCGTGAGCGAGGAGGCGATGCGATGGTTGCGCGCGCAACCCTGGACGGGGAACGTGCGCGAGCTCGCGAACGTGGTCGAGCGCGCGGTGATGCTCACGGATCACGACGTGCTGGTCCTCGAGGACTTCGTCGAGGGGCGCGCGATCGAGGAGTCCGACCTGGCGTTCCTGACGAGCGCGGCGGAGGAGGGCATCGGGCTCGACGAGCTCGAGCTCCGCTACATCCGCCGGGTGCTCGAGCGCTGTGGCGGCAACAAGGCGAAGGCCGCGCAGGTGCTCGGCATCGACCGCTCGACGTTGTGGCGAAAGCTCGGCGGCGGCTCGTGA
- a CDS encoding RNA polymerase sigma factor — MSEATMQALVEHREAFLAFLERRLGSRALAEDVLQDAFVRSIDKLGAVRERDAIVAWFYRVLRNAVVDHQRRRATASKGLAALAAELETERSGADTRGAVCGCVKTLSGSLKPEYAEALKRVEIDGVAVKDYAEEAGITSNNAGVRVFRARDALRKQVQRTCGACATEGCVDCTCASG; from the coding sequence GTGAGCGAGGCAACGATGCAGGCGCTCGTCGAGCATCGCGAGGCGTTCCTCGCGTTCCTCGAGAGGCGACTGGGGAGCCGCGCGCTCGCGGAGGACGTCCTCCAGGACGCCTTCGTACGCAGCATCGACAAGCTCGGCGCGGTGCGCGAGCGCGACGCGATCGTCGCGTGGTTCTATCGGGTGCTGCGCAACGCCGTCGTCGATCACCAGCGTCGTCGCGCGACCGCGTCGAAGGGGCTCGCCGCGCTCGCCGCGGAGCTCGAGACCGAGCGCTCGGGCGCCGACACGCGCGGCGCGGTCTGCGGCTGCGTGAAGACGCTGAGCGGGAGCTTGAAGCCCGAGTACGCCGAGGCGCTGAAGCGCGTGGAGATCGACGGCGTCGCGGTGAAGGACTACGCCGAAGAGGCGGGCATCACGAGCAACAACGCCGGTGTGCGCGTGTTTCGCGCGCGCGACGCGCTGCGGAAGCAGGTGCAGAGGACGTGCGGCGCCTGCGCGACCGAGGGCTGCGTCGACTGCACCTGCGCGTCGGGTTGA
- a CDS encoding multicopper oxidase family protein has protein sequence MAHAPNARALVLAASCGALLVTGCRSDLATVPGAQSSRPRETGTTRSFDIVAAPTTLPLLDGRALDVWAYDGQVPGPVLRANVGDRLRVRITNRLPQPTSIHWHGIRLDNAMDGVPGVTQPPIAPGESFTYDFVARDAGTFWFHPHTRGSEQIERGLHGVLVIDDPDAPRVRDAVWVLDDWRLDASGAIDPAFVTRHDLAHDGRWGRAITINARIGHREPIAPGERLRVRIVNVANGRVFAPRVVGADARIIAFDGRPTDAPLTLDRLEIAPGNRVDLEVVAPAASGADVRVVDAYARNITLARFDVAGAAHEPDARAFATSTAPDWRGAMSLAPDLTYELGARRGGPYGLEWTLNGEAMREGAMGHAHDARDRVPLGRFVKMRFVSTSARLHPMHLHGQFFRVLARDGVAADEPHWRDTVLVHPRETVDIGLVAEDAGTWALHCHVLEHHDSGMMTLLEVM, from the coding sequence GTGGCACACGCTCCGAACGCACGAGCCCTGGTCCTGGCCGCTTCTTGTGGCGCCCTCCTCGTCACCGGCTGCCGCTCCGATCTCGCGACCGTCCCCGGCGCCCAGTCGTCACGGCCGCGCGAGACCGGGACGACGCGCTCCTTCGACATCGTCGCCGCGCCGACGACGCTGCCGCTGCTCGACGGACGCGCGCTCGACGTCTGGGCCTACGACGGTCAGGTCCCCGGCCCGGTGCTCCGCGCGAACGTCGGCGATCGACTGCGGGTGCGCATCACCAATCGATTGCCGCAGCCCACCTCGATCCACTGGCACGGCATCCGACTCGACAACGCGATGGATGGCGTGCCCGGCGTGACGCAGCCGCCGATCGCGCCGGGCGAGTCCTTCACCTACGACTTCGTCGCGCGGGACGCGGGCACGTTCTGGTTCCACCCGCACACGCGCGGCAGCGAGCAGATCGAGCGTGGTCTGCACGGCGTGCTCGTCATCGACGATCCCGATGCCCCGCGCGTCCGCGACGCGGTCTGGGTGCTCGACGACTGGCGCCTCGATGCGAGCGGCGCGATCGATCCCGCGTTCGTCACGAGGCACGACCTCGCGCACGACGGCCGATGGGGACGCGCGATCACGATCAACGCGCGCATCGGACACCGCGAGCCGATCGCGCCGGGAGAGCGCCTCCGCGTGCGCATCGTGAACGTCGCGAACGGGCGCGTGTTCGCGCCGCGCGTCGTCGGAGCCGATGCCCGCATCATCGCGTTCGACGGCCGTCCCACCGACGCACCGCTCACGCTCGATCGGCTCGAGATCGCGCCCGGGAACCGCGTCGATCTCGAGGTCGTCGCGCCCGCGGCGTCGGGCGCCGACGTGCGCGTCGTCGACGCTTACGCGCGCAACATCACCCTCGCTCGCTTCGACGTGGCGGGCGCCGCCCACGAGCCCGATGCACGCGCCTTCGCGACGTCGACCGCGCCCGACTGGCGCGGCGCGATGTCGCTCGCGCCGGATCTCACGTACGAGCTCGGCGCGCGTCGCGGCGGCCCGTACGGGCTCGAGTGGACGCTCAACGGAGAGGCGATGCGCGAGGGTGCGATGGGACACGCGCACGACGCGCGTGATCGCGTTCCGCTCGGCAGGTTCGTGAAGATGCGCTTCGTGAGCACGTCGGCGCGCCTGCATCCGATGCACCTGCACGGACAGTTCTTCCGCGTGCTCGCCCGTGACGGCGTCGCGGCCGACGAGCCGCACTGGCGCGACACCGTGCTCGTGCATCCTCGCGAGACCGTCGACATCGGGCTCGTCGCGGAGGACGCGGGCACCTGGGCCCTTCACTGCCATGTCCTCGAGCACCACGACTCGGGGATGATGACGCTCCTGGAGGTCATGTGA